A window of Brachyhypopomus gauderio isolate BG-103 unplaced genomic scaffold, BGAUD_0.2 sc148, whole genome shotgun sequence contains these coding sequences:
- the LOC143500416 gene encoding protein phosphatase 1 regulatory subunit 35-like — MDVHSRASGESLVELAPPPLPLSPATPPPQCPELDLSITHLDQLDLSTHLEELQRPAGPGAGDRGRPCRRQRQVRFAVSPSRSVDQPVITMVIPESCVNQSRTEKPNSTGKQNVSAQSDLPRLEEAELNSTLALKAEIRQLEEVEFDAHKAVQEKLQNSTLTQECIRVKASKGLNFPRSQHMYRALVNVNLSHDQLISQVLQDRPALAPPTATYSSKFQTRPAEGPNLLTFYNTHQLIRETPLLPGDQISLASLRPVPRPSDTTFHLHERRRQWEA; from the exons ATGGATGTACACAGTAGAGCATCTGGTGAGAGCCTCGTGGagttggctccgccccctctccctTTGAGTCCAGCCACACCCCCGCCCCAGTGTCCAGAGCTGGACCTGTCCATCACACACCTGGATCAGCTGGACCTGTCCACACACCTGGAAGAGCTGCAGCGTCCAGCCGGTCCTGGCGCCGGAGACAGAGGACGCCCTTGCAGACGCCAGCGACAG GTACGTTTTGCAGTGAGCCCTTCAAGGTCAGTGGACCAGCCTGTCATCACCATGGTGATTCCAGAGTCCTGTGTCAACCAATCAAGAACTGAGAAACCAAACAGCACTGGAAAGCAAA ATGTGTCCGCTCAGAGTGATTTACCACGTttagaggaggcggagctaaacTCCACTCTGGCTCTAAAGGCGGAGATTCGGCAGCTGGAAGAGGTGGAGTTTGATGCCCACAAGGCTGTGCAAGAGAAACTGCAAAACTCAACACTTACTCAGGAATGTATCAGAGTAAAAGCCTCaaagg GGCTGAATTTTCCACGCTCTCAGCACATGTACCGGGCTCTAGTTAACGTCAACCTATCACACGACCAGCTCATCAGCCAGGTGCTACAGGATAGGCCAGCACTAGCTCCGCCCACAGCCACATACAGCAGCAAG TTCCAAACGCGACCAGCAGAGGGACCAAACCTGCTCACCttctacaacacacaccagcTTATCAGAGAGACTCCTCTGTTGCCAGGTGACCAAATCTCCCTGGCCAGCCTGCGTCCTGTCCCTCGACCCAGTGACACGACCTTTCACCTACATGAGCGGCGCAGGCAGTGGGAGGCGTGA